The following proteins are co-located in the Ketogulonicigenium robustum genome:
- a CDS encoding YggS family pyridoxal phosphate-dependent enzyme gives MPLPDIIARVRQAEAAAGRPAGDVTLIAVSKVQPNARVEAVLNEGQRVFGENRVQEAAGKWPDFAARFAGVSVHLIGPLQTNKARQAMDLFGAIHTLDRLRLAETFARLAQEMGKCPDMFVQVNTGSEPQKAGCFPDEVDSLVNAARALDLPVVGLMCIPPADFDPAPHFAMLAGMAARNGLAGLSMGMSGDFETAIAHGATHVRVGSAIFGDRTAAH, from the coding sequence ATGCCGCTTCCCGATATTATCGCCCGTGTCCGCCAGGCCGAGGCTGCCGCAGGCCGCCCCGCGGGCGATGTCACGTTGATCGCCGTGTCGAAAGTGCAGCCCAACGCGCGTGTCGAGGCTGTTTTAAACGAGGGGCAACGGGTATTTGGCGAGAACCGCGTGCAAGAGGCAGCGGGTAAATGGCCCGATTTTGCCGCGCGTTTCGCGGGGGTCAGCGTGCACCTCATCGGCCCGCTGCAGACCAACAAAGCCCGTCAGGCGATGGACCTGTTTGGCGCCATCCATACCCTAGACCGTTTACGTCTTGCTGAAACCTTTGCACGACTTGCGCAAGAAATGGGCAAATGTCCGGATATGTTCGTTCAGGTGAACACGGGGTCCGAGCCGCAAAAGGCGGGCTGCTTCCCTGACGAGGTCGATTCGCTGGTTAACGCGGCCCGCGCGCTGGATTTGCCAGTCGTTGGTCTGATGTGCATTCCGCCCGCCGATTTTGACCCAGCCCCGCATTTCGCGATGCTGGCCGGCATGGCCGCGCGCAATGGCTTGGCGGGCCTGTCCATGGGCATGAGCGGTGACTTTGAAACGGCCATCGCGCACGGGGCCACGCATGTGCGTGTCGGATCGGCGATCTTTGGCGACCGCACGGCTGCGCATTAA
- a CDS encoding porin has product MKRILLASAALTAFAGAAAAEVTFTGDARLGYNDKEAYHTTTGARLDDNYGFYWRARLYAGLSQELDNGLTFGGKFRINGVASNSLGSSVTTSNLQLWLTAGDLGGLYFGDYEFSAVDAWKAAGAMFADGFSEQDGEYTLRGDINYGDVVVSVSTPVSANDVESPTNRTNDSVMGQWNLAASTTFGQFDVVFAYQGKGDDEYFAMWDHDNNPLTNDVYIHKVGDDLNENEIYALSVGTTYAGASMRLSYAYTNYADDFTIGGATSANGYSQSSLGLSASYPIGPVALSGWLVYEDGDISDFVDENVFYGVKVAYASNGFDISLDYGERLANNAGIGGRDARVVLEGGYKLDNGLALNAGYLSRDSWNIGSGEAYYVGGTYDLGSGAKLLVSYVDADETSNSYLDDDEVGKLEWQNGTTVEVSFKF; this is encoded by the coding sequence ATGAAACGCATCCTTCTGGCTTCGGCCGCACTGACCGCCTTCGCTGGCGCTGCAGCCGCAGAAGTCACCTTCACCGGTGACGCACGTTTGGGCTACAACGACAAAGAAGCCTACCACACCACCACCGGCGCCCGCCTGGACGACAACTACGGCTTCTACTGGCGCGCTCGCCTGTACGCAGGCCTGTCGCAAGAGCTGGACAACGGCCTGACCTTCGGCGGTAAGTTCCGTATCAATGGCGTTGCCAGCAACAGCTTGGGTAGCAGCGTCACCACGTCGAACCTGCAACTGTGGTTGACCGCTGGCGACCTGGGCGGCCTGTACTTCGGCGACTACGAGTTCTCGGCAGTTGACGCATGGAAAGCCGCTGGCGCCATGTTCGCAGACGGCTTCTCGGAGCAAGACGGCGAATACACCCTGCGCGGCGACATCAACTACGGCGACGTCGTTGTGTCGGTCTCGACCCCCGTCAGCGCAAACGACGTTGAAAGCCCGACCAACCGCACCAATGACAGCGTCATGGGCCAATGGAACCTGGCTGCTTCGACCACCTTCGGCCAGTTCGACGTTGTGTTCGCCTACCAAGGCAAAGGCGATGACGAATACTTCGCCATGTGGGACCACGACAACAACCCGCTGACCAACGACGTCTACATCCACAAAGTAGGCGACGACCTCAACGAGAACGAAATCTACGCGCTGTCGGTTGGCACCACCTACGCTGGCGCTTCGATGCGTCTGTCCTATGCCTACACCAACTATGCAGACGATTTTACAATCGGCGGCGCGACTTCGGCCAACGGCTACTCGCAAAGCTCGCTGGGTCTGTCGGCCTCGTACCCGATCGGCCCCGTCGCGCTCAGCGGCTGGCTGGTTTATGAAGACGGCGACATCAGCGACTTCGTTGACGAGAACGTCTTCTACGGCGTCAAAGTTGCCTACGCTTCGAACGGCTTCGACATCTCGCTAGACTACGGTGAGCGTCTGGCAAACAACGCTGGTATCGGCGGCCGTGACGCTCGTGTCGTACTGGAAGGCGGCTACAAACTGGATAACGGTTTGGCGCTCAATGCCGGTTACCTGTCGCGTGACAGCTGGAACATCGGCAGCGGCGAAGCCTACTACGTCGGCGGCACCTATGACCTGGGTTCGGGCGCAAAACTGCTGGTCTCGTATGTTGATGCAGACGAAACCTCGAACAGCTACCTGGACGACGACGAAGTCGGCAAGCTGGAATGGCAAAACGGCACCACCGTCGAAGTTTCGTTCAAGTTCTAA